Part of the Pagrus major chromosome 9, Pma_NU_1.0 genome, CAGCAAAGAgccaaaacactgaaacattacTCATTGTCCTAATAGAATGACTGCAAATGCATGAGAGACATAATGGCAAATTAGCAAATGAGGAGTTGTGAAACAGGATCAAATAAAATGCTAAGTCCAAGAACCCAGTGGACATGCCTGTTATTTTCCTGAGATTATATAATTTAAAACAGATTCATATGTACAATACACTAAGAGGTAATATAAAACGTACCAACAGGAGCCTCTGAGGTTATGCCCATACTCTGCAGAAGAGCCTCAGTCTCGCGTCTTTTCTTCTCCAGGTCAGAATCATCCTGGTGAAGTGCAGCATCTTTCAATTGGTCCGCCTGGAAACACGGCAATACATCACCCATTAATGCAATCTTTAAACATCCACATAAAATGACCGCAGACTAATGCATACAGAACTTTAGAAAATGCCAACACACTTTAAGTAAAGGTATTGGTTTATGGAAAAAGAAGACACTTAAAAGCAATTAGAGTATTTATCCATGACCCTATGTTGGAAATGCACATTGTTTCTATCATTAGCAGACCAAATTGTGAGGTGAAAAGTTTGGTTTTTTTCTAAAGCTTTCCTCATTGAATGACCTTATTTAACAGCATACAAAGTCATATGTTTGAGATCTAAGACAGGACTATCAGGgcttgttttcttgtcttgGGTAGAAGCTGTATGCAATCTATCATCATGGTAAATAGTTCAAAAAACTAACACTGACCCCATCTGATAATACAAGACCTTAAAGGACTCATTTTCCTTGTATTGCTTTGTCATTATTGGATAATGCCTAAAGATTTTCATCTAatatatttactgtttattgactgacaaaaacaatcctggaaaaaatgttggattttttctgctgctgggtttattttgacatgtcagaTCAGCAGCACAAATCTGAAATCTCTGATAATATAGGTATACTACAGAGTGTAAATATAGTTAAAGAATTAAAGTAAACtagatgtgtgtatatataacaCAGCTAGTTCGGTCATAAAATATATACTTTACTAACTGTTGTGCATCTCATTCACAAGAGAGTTCAAcacctttaattaattaattgaccTTTAAAccattaattgttttgtttattaacCCATATTCGTGTTTGTATTTTGATATCATtgaatctgaaaaaaataaataaaatgataaacataCCTCTTTCTTCTTGcgttcctcctccttcctttttttctcctctctgatcTGAGCCAAGCGCTGCTTCTTCCTTTCCAGCTCTGCTTTCAGCTCActtttgtcagacataatgcCACAGCTGTATACCAACAATATGTGTTAGTGTGTCTTTATATCCAATTAAGAATACACTGAAATGATTGTCCCTTTAAGACTTAAGTAAATCAATCAGAGGCCAATCATCCAGCAGATCCTTGTGTTTGTACTGTCCACTGACAAATAAAGGCAGTGctttaaacacagctgatgcTCTCAGCTTCAGTACCACCTTGCATAACAACAAAGATAGCTAGCCACCAACTTCATGCACAGTTTAAGTGACTACtcaacagtgttttatttttttgtgcctTATTTGCAGCTCAGTGAGTTAGACACAAGTAATTAGATCATTTAACAGCGACATGTTAAGACCAGTCAAAACCACAGCCAGGCTGACCTGTCACTGTCAGCTAGCTAACAGAGCCCCACCCAACAGGAGGTCCGATTGTTCACACCCGGTTAGCTTAGCACGGGGTtatcctgtctgtctctgtcacttgtctCTGGTCCCAGTCGGCTTGTTATGTGCGTTTTTATAGCAGAAAGCATGCACCATGTTAACATGATGTTTTGTGTTCATAATCACACCGCAGTTTCACAGAAAACACGCGACGTTAGCATCACGTCGGCctctgctgctaacattagccttcCTTGTTATCACTGGCTACGGAGCTAGCTTAGCCATCGTTATCGTACAAGGTTTAAGAAGTGGTTACAAAGACAACGTGCGGCTTCATTTAATTTCCAAAGTACTGTTTCTCGGGTCGTAGAAAATGTTAGTTGCACAGTTCAACCCATCCCTTTATGGCTAGAGATGTAGTGGTAGCTGTTAGCATCTAGCTCCAACCGGACCCTGGTCCGGGGTGCTGTCATGCGCTTTCAACTCTACTGCCCGCACAATGAATAAAACAAGCTGGGCTACAGACACAGCGACAAATACCAAAACATGTCAAGTGTGCGATATAACTACTAATACTATATTAATGTGTAGATTACAAACCTTAATGCAGGTTCTCGACCTGACTGCAAATGCCTATGAACAATAACAGCCAAAACAAACGGGCTGCCAACCCAACTACAGGTGCTGGGAAGAGTCAAAAAGGCGCATACAGCTTTGACGTGGCTGGTCAAAGATGGAGAGTTTTGAGGCTAGGATAGACCTCAAAGGGCAGCATTAACAAAGTGTAGTCAAGTCTTTGTAAGTGGTACTTAATGTTAGTGgttaatattgtgaataaatGTTACAGTTTGATCTTTGAAATGCATTAATATAGAACAGTAACAGGACCCAGAGCAGTAATGGTTAATGTAATTACAACAATCACATACTGGCTCTCATAATACTTCTTGTCTGTGTTATATATTGCATAAATATTTCTCAGTCAATTTGTAAACATACAAGGATTGTAAGATGCAAGTTAGAAGTTGCaaatatttattgtaaaatataGGTAGGTTCTGAACATATTTCAAAAACCCAGATATTACAATACAAAAAGttagaaaatagaaaatcttTCATGattatttctacagtgtatatcACTGTAAGTGTATTCCCACATGAGCTGAATCTGGTTATAAAGTAGCTCCCGATTATTTACATGCTCTTacaacaacaacttttaaagaaaacaacaagatgCCCAAAATGAAACACCTCAAAGTGCAAGAGAGAAAGTTATACATGGAAAGCTCAACAAAAAAAGATCTCTTCATTTTGACTTTCTCTGACCAGTGTAGACTGGGCGTACATACATTCAAAACTGGCAACAGCATAAGCTCCGAGTGACTTATTTTGTAATTAGTCAGCCTGGTCATCTAGTTTGttactcctcctcctgacatcCCCACAGGCCTCAGCATCAGCTGCATCAGATAGCTGAGACATGGCTGGACCAACTTTGGTGTTGTCCTCACCTCCCCCATTGGTATGCAGAGAATGCATAATCTGGTCACTGGGGCGCTTCCAAGATGTTCGAGTGGCAATCCAGAGGATAAGAGCTCCAAAAACTACGAGGAGGACTCCGAGAACGTTCACAAAAACTGCCTCTGGGGGAGAGTCCTTGTACTTCGGGTTGCTCCTGATTGATGAAgcacaaaaaataaagttatacCCACTGTAAAGCAGCATATAGTCTGAAGCCttagtttcttttgttttatactTACAGGCCAAATATGAGTTTCTCTGTGATGCCCATGAGTGCCACAGCTATGACACCGGTAAAGAGTACGAGACCACTGTAGACATGGAGGGGCATGAATGCTGCCCTCCAGGAGACCGGTGTAATTGGTATCAAGTACATGCCAACTCCAAGAACAAGCTGCTCAGTGAAGGAgaagtggaggagaaaaaaaacatcctcttGTCAGATGTTGTACTaatcaagtttttgtttttaaagagaatCTCTGGCTTACTCTATATGTATTGTGTTTAACCAGTCCATAGCTCAATAGAAGACAGATTGATAAAGTACAGTGGACTGACCACACAACAATAAGCTAATTTAcattcaaaatgtcatcatttgAAATGAATAGGTTTTCATTACCTGTAGGCAGTAAAGTGTAACTGCTATCAGGCCCAGCCAGCTGTGCAGACTGTACATGTTGGGGATTTTGGCAGCGTTGTGGAAGTCAAAAACTGCCACCATAGCTATAACAGCAAAAATGAAAGCTAGTAGGTTCAAGCCTGCATGGATGAACTTCATCGTTAGTTTGCTGCACTTCCAGGTCCAGGGGAGTCTGTAGACAATGATGGCTGCAAGAGATGGCACATCAGCGTCATTCAAACAGAACTTGATGTGACTGTGAGAtgcatattttttgttgaatgttattaaattaaataacttagtCTGATGAAATCAAAAAGAATTCACACTTAATTAACATAATGTGTTAGGTTGtagtactccacaagacctgtaaagCCATTTGGTGTCACCAGAATGGTGAAGTTCCTTTAAagcagatgttttcatttttccagtGTATGACCTCAGCTGAGAGCCAGTTTAACTGGAAGTTTAGTTTTAgtaacacacactcatcattACCGCCCCCTGAGAGGAAGCTTTGTGTAACTTTGAGCGAAAATTTCCTTTGAAAGTTTACATTTCTTCCAAACTTGGCACACACCCTGTCCGCCCACCATGTTTCTCAAAAAAAGATAAGTAAAACTCAGCTCACCCATTCCCTGCAAGAAAATAAACCCGGTCACTATTAAGACCGGATGCCAGTTGAACTCGGCCAGTCCTCCATCCCAGGCTAAACCTTCCTTAAAGTGCAGGACCCATCGTAGCACGAATATTATGGAGACGACCCCGGCGGCTCCGGCGGCGCACAGAGCGACCAGGAACTGCTTGAAACTCTCCATTTCCATCAGTGTTACAGCAGGAAGACGGAGCGACTGGACCCGAGCAGCTGTTACTAGAAACACAACAACTTCAAGAGGTGGCCGGTGAGGACGCAGCGCGGTCACGTGACCCACAGCGCTGCAAATGTGTGGAGGAGGAAAGACGTTTTGTAACTCGTGTGGTTACAAAAGAGGAGCTGGGACCAGCtagacagaaaaacactttattttgtgcTGTGTCATCATCTGGGCGCTGTAATTTCAGCAGTGTGCTCCCCTCTCTGTAAAGTCTTTCATAGCTGGAGCTTCAGGTGTGCAGCAAACTGTTCAGTGTGCCATTCAAGTGTCCTTAAATGACACCAAGTGGTAAAGAAAGTAAGTAGGAGAGACCAGGGCTTATTGTCACACtttcatttaaaggggcactatgtagtttgaagaagaaaactcagaattttactCATCTTATTTATATACAccttatttttttccttaactgaataaacaagctgtactcagaggaaaataaggtccccagaacactgttttaccacttttccactggtcaaacCCGCTAAGAttgggcttttgtgtgcaatgggaatgtgtaaactcggCATTTACACCTGGGTCAATTGAGGGGTTTTTTTTACCACCAAAGGTTACATTTGGGGGTAAAACCTTTAcctattattattagtagtttGTTAAGTTTTACCAGATTTGCAACATACAAGCAGCAATTTGCAATGATCATTTTCTCACCTCCCTTAGACATTTTTAACTTGTCAAAACAAATACACTTGTGACCCATGCATGACGGTGCATAAGCCCTGTAGGAGTTAAGTTGCTCGGGCAAATCCCTTGTGTGTTCAAGACTGTGTAGGTGTAGTTTCATCAGATTTAATTGGCAGCATGAGCAAATAACCACGCAACCATCCTCACATTCTGACTCAAATATGACTTAATTGCCTCGCCCACTCCATAATCACTGACAAGAAGTCAGGACGAGACGTTGTGAGGACGATTGTCCAATTAggggcggcaatagctcagtccatagggacttggcttggggactcaaacgtggccggttcaagtcccactcAGAccaaaaaaagtatgatgtggacttgtaatggagaatactagttcacacatcctgggcattgccgaggtgcccttgagcaaggcaccgacccctaacactgctcgttgggcgccgttGCAGATGGCTGCCCATTCACTCgttctcctctatacactgtgtatgtaatgtgagtgataaaaagaatttccccttgtgggattaaaacagtataataaaatCAATCCTGCACAATTTTGGGAAACTTTCAATTATCTTAATATTTAGATTAGCATGATGGAAACACAGAATGAGGCAGAAATACAGAGTAACTTggaaaaatataacatttttatttgagagaaacaatgtaaaaaatgttttcaggtgtAAGACAGTAAAATAGCGCAGAGACTTAATTATCAAGTATAACTCACACAAAGTGAATTATGTTACAATGatccacatgtgaaaaacagcattatttgttttacagtaaaGCTGTACAAAAAACAGGTTGGAAAACAAATATGTACATAATCTTTAAAAGGCAAATGCCTTCCAGGAGCTTAATTCACTTTTGCGCAGCTTATTTACCGTTAGCCCTGAGTTT contains:
- the cybrd1 gene encoding plasma membrane ascorbate-dependent reductase CYBRD1, whose amino-acid sequence is MEMESFKQFLVALCAAGAAGVVSIIFVLRWVLHFKEGLAWDGGLAEFNWHPVLIVTGFIFLQGMAIIVYRLPWTWKCSKLTMKFIHAGLNLLAFIFAVIAMVAVFDFHNAAKIPNMYSLHSWLGLIAVTLYCLQLVLGVGMYLIPITPVSWRAAFMPLHVYSGLVLFTGVIAVALMGITEKLIFGLSNPKYKDSPPEAVFVNVLGVLLVVFGALILWIATRTSWKRPSDQIMHSLHTNGGGEDNTKVGPAMSQLSDAADAEACGDVRRRSNKLDDQAD